One window of Pithys albifrons albifrons isolate INPA30051 chromosome 18, PitAlb_v1, whole genome shotgun sequence genomic DNA carries:
- the STAU1 gene encoding double-stranded RNA-binding protein Staufen homolog 1 isoform X1 — protein MSQVQIQNPSAALAGSQILNKTPALSQPLSIPSTTSSLPSENAGRPIQNSALPSASVTSTSAAAAPSNMANPKEKTPMCLVNELARFNKIQPEYKLLSEQGPAHSKVFTVQLTLGDQHWEAEGTSIKKAQHAAAAKALEGTKFPKPTARPSRSEGKNPDSVTPTVELNALCMKLGKKPLYKPIDPYTGMRSTYSYTMRGGTYPPRYFYPFPVGPLLYQVELSIGGQQFHGKGRTRQAAKHDAAAKALKVLQNEPLPEKPEVNGKEPDDENLNKSEISQVFEIALKRNLPVNFEVTKESGPPHMKSFVTKVSVGEFLGEGEGKSKKISKKNAAIAVLEELKKLPPLPTVEKMKPRIKKKTKSIVKLQTSPEYGQGMNPISRLAQIQQAKKEKEPEYMLVTERGLPRRREFVMQVKVGVHTAEGMGTNKKVAKRNAAENMLEILGFKVPQPQPPKPALKTEEKTPVKKPGDGRKVTFFEPGSEETPASNKEDEFRMPYLSHQQLPAGILPMVPEVAQAVGASQGHHTKEFSRAAPNPAKATVTAMIARELLYGGTSPTAETILKSSSSSGHGPHGPLTRPSEQLDYLSNVQGIQVEYKDFPKNNKNEFVSLINCSSQPPLISHGIGKDVESCHDMAALNILKLLSELDQQTTEMPRTGNGPMSVCVKQEMESDPLLKPASANPLGQTLDSTA, from the exons ATGTCTCAAGTTCAGATTCAAAACCCTTCTGCTGCCCTTGCAGGGAGCCAAATATTGAATAAAACCCCAGCTCTTTCACAGCCTTTGAGTATTCCTTCTACCACCAGTTCTTTGCCCTCTGAAAATGCAGGCAGACCTATCCAAAACTCTGCTTTGCCCTCTGCTTCAGTTACATCCAccagtgcagctgcag CCCCCTCAAACATGGCAAACCCCAAAGAGAAGACCCCCATGTGTCTGGTGAATGAGCTGGCTCGTTTCAACAAGATCCAGCCCGAGTACAAGCTGCTGAGTGAGCAAGGTCCAGCTCACTCTAAG GTGTTTACAGTGCAGCTGACCCTTGGGGACCAGCACTGGGAAGCTGAAGGAACTAGTATTAAAAAAGCCCAAcatgcagcagctgccaaagcTTTGGAAGGCACAAAATTCCCCAAGCCCACGGCTCGGCCCTCCCGCAGTGAAGGCAAGAACCCAG aCAGTGTAACCCCCACAGTGGAGCTGAATGCCCTGTGCATGAAGCTGGGGAAGAAGCCCCTGTACAAGCCCATCGATCCGTACACGGGGATGAGATCCACCTACAGCTACACCATGCGCGGCGGCACGTACCCGCCCCG GTACTTTTACCCCTTTCCTGTCGGGCCTTTACTTTACCAAGTGGAGCTTTCAATTGGAGGGCAGCAGTTCCATGGGAAGGGAAGAACAAGACAAGCAGCCAAGCATGATGCAGCTGCTAAAGCACTGAAAGTTCTGCAGAATGAGCCCCTGCCTGAGAAACCAGAG GTTAACGGAAAAGAACCAGATGATGAAAATCTCAATAAATCTGAAATAAGCCAAGTTTTTGAGATTGCACTTAAAAGGAACTTGCCTGTGAATTTTGAG GTGACCAAGGAAAGTGGCCCTCCCCACATGAAGAGTTTTGTAACCAAGGTGTCAGTTGGAGAGTTCTTGGGTGAAGGTGAAGGAAAGAGCAAGAAGATCtcaaagaaaaatgctgcaatAGCTGTCCTAGAAGAACTGAAGAAATTGCCACCCCTTCCTACGGTTGAGAAAATGAAGCCACgaatcaaaaagaaaacaaaatcaatagTGAAG CTGCAAACAAGTCCAGAATATGGTCAAGGCATGAACCCCATCAGCAGACTTGCCCAGATCCAGCAGGCCAAGAAGGAGAAGGAGCCTGAGTACATGCTGGTCACGGAGCGTGGGCTGCCCCGGCGCAGGGAGTTCGTGATGCAG gTGAAGGTTGGTGTACACACAGCTGAAGGAATGGGCACGAACAAAAAGGTTGCTAAACGCAATGCTGCTGAAAATATGTTGGAaattttaggttttaaagtCCCTCAACCTCAACCTCCAAAACCAGCATTAAAGACAGAAGAGAAG accCCAGTGAAGAAACCAGGTGATGGAAGAAAAGTCACCTTCTTTGAGCCGGGCTCTGAAGAGACTCCAGCCA GTAATAAAGAAGATGAGTTTCGGATGCCTTATCTCAGCCatcagcagctccctgctggcATTCTCCCCATGGTCCCCGAGGTTGCCCAGGCTGTAGGAGCCAGCCAAGGCCACCACACCAAAGAGTTCAGCCGGGCAGCGCCCAACCCTGCCAAGGCCACGGTGACGGCGATGATCGCGCGGGAGCTGCTCTACGGGGGCACCTCTCCCACGGCCGAGACCATcctgaagagcagcagctcctcaggccACGGCCCCCACGGGCCCCTCACCAGGCCCTCTGAGCAGCTGGACTATCTCTCCAACGTGCAGGGAATCCAG gTTGAATATAAAGATTTTCCAAAAAATAACAAGAACGAGTTTGTATCTCTTATAAACTGTTCCTCTCAGCCACCACTGATCAGCCATGGGATTGGAAAGGACGTGGAGTCTTGCCACGACATG GCTGCACTGAATATTCTAAAGTTGCTGTCTGAGTTGGACCAACAAACCACAGAGATGCCAAGGACAGGAAATGGACCAATGTCTGT ATGTGTGAAACAAGAAATGGAAAGTGACCCTCTCCTCAAACCGGCGAGCGCAAACCCTTTGGGACAAACACTGGACAGCACTGCCTGA
- the STAU1 gene encoding double-stranded RNA-binding protein Staufen homolog 1 isoform X2 — MSQVQIQNPSAALAGSQILNKTPALSQPLSIPSTTSSLPSENAGRPIQNSALPSASVTSTSAAAAPSNMANPKEKTPMCLVNELARFNKIQPEYKLLSEQGPAHSKVFTVQLTLGDQHWEAEGTSIKKAQHAAAAKALEGTKFPKPTARPSRSEGKNPDSVTPTVELNALCMKLGKKPLYKPIDPYTGMRSTYSYTMRGGTYPPRYFYPFPVGPLLYQVELSIGGQQFHGKGRTRQAAKHDAAAKALKVLQNEPLPEKPEVNGKEPDDENLNKSEISQVFEIALKRNLPVNFEFFPLKQVTKESGPPHMKSFVTKVSVGEFLGEGEGKSKKISKKNAAIAVLEELKKLPPLPTVEKMKPRIKKKTKSIVKLQTSPEYGQGMNPISRLAQIQQAKKEKEPEYMLVTERGLPRRREFVMQVKVGVHTAEGMGTNKKVAKRNAAENMLEILGFKVPQPQPPKPALKTEEKTPVKKPGDGRKVTFFEPGSEETPASNKEDEFRMPYLSHQQLPAGILPMVPEVAQAVGASQGHHTKEFSRAAPNPAKATVTAMIARELLYGGTSPTAETILKSSSSSGHGPHGPLTRPSEQLDYLSNVQGIQVEYKDFPKNNKNEFVSLINCSSQPPLISHGIGKDVESCHDMAALNILKLLSELDQQTTEMPRTGNGPMSVNGK, encoded by the exons ATGTCTCAAGTTCAGATTCAAAACCCTTCTGCTGCCCTTGCAGGGAGCCAAATATTGAATAAAACCCCAGCTCTTTCACAGCCTTTGAGTATTCCTTCTACCACCAGTTCTTTGCCCTCTGAAAATGCAGGCAGACCTATCCAAAACTCTGCTTTGCCCTCTGCTTCAGTTACATCCAccagtgcagctgcag CCCCCTCAAACATGGCAAACCCCAAAGAGAAGACCCCCATGTGTCTGGTGAATGAGCTGGCTCGTTTCAACAAGATCCAGCCCGAGTACAAGCTGCTGAGTGAGCAAGGTCCAGCTCACTCTAAG GTGTTTACAGTGCAGCTGACCCTTGGGGACCAGCACTGGGAAGCTGAAGGAACTAGTATTAAAAAAGCCCAAcatgcagcagctgccaaagcTTTGGAAGGCACAAAATTCCCCAAGCCCACGGCTCGGCCCTCCCGCAGTGAAGGCAAGAACCCAG aCAGTGTAACCCCCACAGTGGAGCTGAATGCCCTGTGCATGAAGCTGGGGAAGAAGCCCCTGTACAAGCCCATCGATCCGTACACGGGGATGAGATCCACCTACAGCTACACCATGCGCGGCGGCACGTACCCGCCCCG GTACTTTTACCCCTTTCCTGTCGGGCCTTTACTTTACCAAGTGGAGCTTTCAATTGGAGGGCAGCAGTTCCATGGGAAGGGAAGAACAAGACAAGCAGCCAAGCATGATGCAGCTGCTAAAGCACTGAAAGTTCTGCAGAATGAGCCCCTGCCTGAGAAACCAGAG GTTAACGGAAAAGAACCAGATGATGAAAATCTCAATAAATCTGAAATAAGCCAAGTTTTTGAGATTGCACTTAAAAGGAACTTGCCTGTGAATTTTGAG tttttccctctgaaacagGTGACCAAGGAAAGTGGCCCTCCCCACATGAAGAGTTTTGTAACCAAGGTGTCAGTTGGAGAGTTCTTGGGTGAAGGTGAAGGAAAGAGCAAGAAGATCtcaaagaaaaatgctgcaatAGCTGTCCTAGAAGAACTGAAGAAATTGCCACCCCTTCCTACGGTTGAGAAAATGAAGCCACgaatcaaaaagaaaacaaaatcaatagTGAAG CTGCAAACAAGTCCAGAATATGGTCAAGGCATGAACCCCATCAGCAGACTTGCCCAGATCCAGCAGGCCAAGAAGGAGAAGGAGCCTGAGTACATGCTGGTCACGGAGCGTGGGCTGCCCCGGCGCAGGGAGTTCGTGATGCAG gTGAAGGTTGGTGTACACACAGCTGAAGGAATGGGCACGAACAAAAAGGTTGCTAAACGCAATGCTGCTGAAAATATGTTGGAaattttaggttttaaagtCCCTCAACCTCAACCTCCAAAACCAGCATTAAAGACAGAAGAGAAG accCCAGTGAAGAAACCAGGTGATGGAAGAAAAGTCACCTTCTTTGAGCCGGGCTCTGAAGAGACTCCAGCCA GTAATAAAGAAGATGAGTTTCGGATGCCTTATCTCAGCCatcagcagctccctgctggcATTCTCCCCATGGTCCCCGAGGTTGCCCAGGCTGTAGGAGCCAGCCAAGGCCACCACACCAAAGAGTTCAGCCGGGCAGCGCCCAACCCTGCCAAGGCCACGGTGACGGCGATGATCGCGCGGGAGCTGCTCTACGGGGGCACCTCTCCCACGGCCGAGACCATcctgaagagcagcagctcctcaggccACGGCCCCCACGGGCCCCTCACCAGGCCCTCTGAGCAGCTGGACTATCTCTCCAACGTGCAGGGAATCCAG gTTGAATATAAAGATTTTCCAAAAAATAACAAGAACGAGTTTGTATCTCTTATAAACTGTTCCTCTCAGCCACCACTGATCAGCCATGGGATTGGAAAGGACGTGGAGTCTTGCCACGACATG GCTGCACTGAATATTCTAAAGTTGCTGTCTGAGTTGGACCAACAAACCACAGAGATGCCAAGGACAGGAAATGGACCAATGTCTGT AAATGGAAAGTGA
- the STAU1 gene encoding double-stranded RNA-binding protein Staufen homolog 1 isoform X3: protein MSQVQIQNPSAALAGSQILNKTPALSQPLSIPSTTSSLPSENAGRPIQNSALPSASVTSTSAAAAPSNMANPKEKTPMCLVNELARFNKIQPEYKLLSEQGPAHSKVFTVQLTLGDQHWEAEGTSIKKAQHAAAAKALEGTKFPKPTARPSRSEGKNPDSVTPTVELNALCMKLGKKPLYKPIDPYTGMRSTYSYTMRGGTYPPRYFYPFPVGPLLYQVELSIGGQQFHGKGRTRQAAKHDAAAKALKVLQNEPLPEKPEVTKESGPPHMKSFVTKVSVGEFLGEGEGKSKKISKKNAAIAVLEELKKLPPLPTVEKMKPRIKKKTKSIVKLQTSPEYGQGMNPISRLAQIQQAKKEKEPEYMLVTERGLPRRREFVMQVKVGVHTAEGMGTNKKVAKRNAAENMLEILGFKVPQPQPPKPALKTEEKTPVKKPGDGRKVTFFEPGSEETPASNKEDEFRMPYLSHQQLPAGILPMVPEVAQAVGASQGHHTKEFSRAAPNPAKATVTAMIARELLYGGTSPTAETILKSSSSSGHGPHGPLTRPSEQLDYLSNVQGIQVEYKDFPKNNKNEFVSLINCSSQPPLISHGIGKDVESCHDMAALNILKLLSELDQQTTEMPRTGNGPMSVCVKQEMESDPLLKPASANPLGQTLDSTA, encoded by the exons ATGTCTCAAGTTCAGATTCAAAACCCTTCTGCTGCCCTTGCAGGGAGCCAAATATTGAATAAAACCCCAGCTCTTTCACAGCCTTTGAGTATTCCTTCTACCACCAGTTCTTTGCCCTCTGAAAATGCAGGCAGACCTATCCAAAACTCTGCTTTGCCCTCTGCTTCAGTTACATCCAccagtgcagctgcag CCCCCTCAAACATGGCAAACCCCAAAGAGAAGACCCCCATGTGTCTGGTGAATGAGCTGGCTCGTTTCAACAAGATCCAGCCCGAGTACAAGCTGCTGAGTGAGCAAGGTCCAGCTCACTCTAAG GTGTTTACAGTGCAGCTGACCCTTGGGGACCAGCACTGGGAAGCTGAAGGAACTAGTATTAAAAAAGCCCAAcatgcagcagctgccaaagcTTTGGAAGGCACAAAATTCCCCAAGCCCACGGCTCGGCCCTCCCGCAGTGAAGGCAAGAACCCAG aCAGTGTAACCCCCACAGTGGAGCTGAATGCCCTGTGCATGAAGCTGGGGAAGAAGCCCCTGTACAAGCCCATCGATCCGTACACGGGGATGAGATCCACCTACAGCTACACCATGCGCGGCGGCACGTACCCGCCCCG GTACTTTTACCCCTTTCCTGTCGGGCCTTTACTTTACCAAGTGGAGCTTTCAATTGGAGGGCAGCAGTTCCATGGGAAGGGAAGAACAAGACAAGCAGCCAAGCATGATGCAGCTGCTAAAGCACTGAAAGTTCTGCAGAATGAGCCCCTGCCTGAGAAACCAGAG GTGACCAAGGAAAGTGGCCCTCCCCACATGAAGAGTTTTGTAACCAAGGTGTCAGTTGGAGAGTTCTTGGGTGAAGGTGAAGGAAAGAGCAAGAAGATCtcaaagaaaaatgctgcaatAGCTGTCCTAGAAGAACTGAAGAAATTGCCACCCCTTCCTACGGTTGAGAAAATGAAGCCACgaatcaaaaagaaaacaaaatcaatagTGAAG CTGCAAACAAGTCCAGAATATGGTCAAGGCATGAACCCCATCAGCAGACTTGCCCAGATCCAGCAGGCCAAGAAGGAGAAGGAGCCTGAGTACATGCTGGTCACGGAGCGTGGGCTGCCCCGGCGCAGGGAGTTCGTGATGCAG gTGAAGGTTGGTGTACACACAGCTGAAGGAATGGGCACGAACAAAAAGGTTGCTAAACGCAATGCTGCTGAAAATATGTTGGAaattttaggttttaaagtCCCTCAACCTCAACCTCCAAAACCAGCATTAAAGACAGAAGAGAAG accCCAGTGAAGAAACCAGGTGATGGAAGAAAAGTCACCTTCTTTGAGCCGGGCTCTGAAGAGACTCCAGCCA GTAATAAAGAAGATGAGTTTCGGATGCCTTATCTCAGCCatcagcagctccctgctggcATTCTCCCCATGGTCCCCGAGGTTGCCCAGGCTGTAGGAGCCAGCCAAGGCCACCACACCAAAGAGTTCAGCCGGGCAGCGCCCAACCCTGCCAAGGCCACGGTGACGGCGATGATCGCGCGGGAGCTGCTCTACGGGGGCACCTCTCCCACGGCCGAGACCATcctgaagagcagcagctcctcaggccACGGCCCCCACGGGCCCCTCACCAGGCCCTCTGAGCAGCTGGACTATCTCTCCAACGTGCAGGGAATCCAG gTTGAATATAAAGATTTTCCAAAAAATAACAAGAACGAGTTTGTATCTCTTATAAACTGTTCCTCTCAGCCACCACTGATCAGCCATGGGATTGGAAAGGACGTGGAGTCTTGCCACGACATG GCTGCACTGAATATTCTAAAGTTGCTGTCTGAGTTGGACCAACAAACCACAGAGATGCCAAGGACAGGAAATGGACCAATGTCTGT ATGTGTGAAACAAGAAATGGAAAGTGACCCTCTCCTCAAACCGGCGAGCGCAAACCCTTTGGGACAAACACTGGACAGCACTGCCTGA
- the STAU1 gene encoding double-stranded RNA-binding protein Staufen homolog 1 isoform X4 — MSQVQIQNPSAALAGSQILNKTPALSQPLSIPSTTSSLPSENAGRPIQNSALPSASVTSTSAAAAPSNMANPKEKTPMCLVNELARFNKIQPEYKLLSEQGPAHSKVFTVQLTLGDQHWEAEGTSIKKAQHAAAAKALEGTKFPKPTARPSRSEGKNPDSVTPTVELNALCMKLGKKPLYKPIDPYTGMRSTYSYTMRGGTYPPRYFYPFPVGPLLYQVELSIGGQQFHGKGRTRQAAKHDAAAKALKVLQNEPLPEKPEVNGKEPDDENLNKSEISQVFEIALKRNLPVNFEFFPLKQVTKESGPPHMKSFVTKVSVGEFLGEGEGKSKKISKKNAAIAVLEELKKLPPLPTVEKMKPRIKKKTKSIVKLQTSPEYGQGMNPISRLAQIQQAKKEKEPEYMLVTERGLPRRREFVMQVKVGVHTAEGMGTNKKVAKRNAAENMLEILGFKVPQPQPPKPALKTEEKTPVKKPGDGRKVTFFEPGSEETPASNKEDEFRMPYLSHQQLPAGILPMVPEVAQAVGASQGHHTKEFSRAAPNPAKATVTAMIARELLYGGTSPTAETILKSSSSSGHGPHGPLTRPSEQLDYLSNVQGIQVEYKDFPKNNKNEFVSLINCSSQPPLISHGIGKDVESCHDMAALNILKLLSELDQQTTEMPRTGNGPMSVCVKQEMESDPLLKPASANPLGQTLDSTA, encoded by the exons ATGTCTCAAGTTCAGATTCAAAACCCTTCTGCTGCCCTTGCAGGGAGCCAAATATTGAATAAAACCCCAGCTCTTTCACAGCCTTTGAGTATTCCTTCTACCACCAGTTCTTTGCCCTCTGAAAATGCAGGCAGACCTATCCAAAACTCTGCTTTGCCCTCTGCTTCAGTTACATCCAccagtgcagctgcag CCCCCTCAAACATGGCAAACCCCAAAGAGAAGACCCCCATGTGTCTGGTGAATGAGCTGGCTCGTTTCAACAAGATCCAGCCCGAGTACAAGCTGCTGAGTGAGCAAGGTCCAGCTCACTCTAAG GTGTTTACAGTGCAGCTGACCCTTGGGGACCAGCACTGGGAAGCTGAAGGAACTAGTATTAAAAAAGCCCAAcatgcagcagctgccaaagcTTTGGAAGGCACAAAATTCCCCAAGCCCACGGCTCGGCCCTCCCGCAGTGAAGGCAAGAACCCAG aCAGTGTAACCCCCACAGTGGAGCTGAATGCCCTGTGCATGAAGCTGGGGAAGAAGCCCCTGTACAAGCCCATCGATCCGTACACGGGGATGAGATCCACCTACAGCTACACCATGCGCGGCGGCACGTACCCGCCCCG GTACTTTTACCCCTTTCCTGTCGGGCCTTTACTTTACCAAGTGGAGCTTTCAATTGGAGGGCAGCAGTTCCATGGGAAGGGAAGAACAAGACAAGCAGCCAAGCATGATGCAGCTGCTAAAGCACTGAAAGTTCTGCAGAATGAGCCCCTGCCTGAGAAACCAGAG GTTAACGGAAAAGAACCAGATGATGAAAATCTCAATAAATCTGAAATAAGCCAAGTTTTTGAGATTGCACTTAAAAGGAACTTGCCTGTGAATTTTGAG tttttccctctgaaacagGTGACCAAGGAAAGTGGCCCTCCCCACATGAAGAGTTTTGTAACCAAGGTGTCAGTTGGAGAGTTCTTGGGTGAAGGTGAAGGAAAGAGCAAGAAGATCtcaaagaaaaatgctgcaatAGCTGTCCTAGAAGAACTGAAGAAATTGCCACCCCTTCCTACGGTTGAGAAAATGAAGCCACgaatcaaaaagaaaacaaaatcaatagTGAAG CTGCAAACAAGTCCAGAATATGGTCAAGGCATGAACCCCATCAGCAGACTTGCCCAGATCCAGCAGGCCAAGAAGGAGAAGGAGCCTGAGTACATGCTGGTCACGGAGCGTGGGCTGCCCCGGCGCAGGGAGTTCGTGATGCAG gTGAAGGTTGGTGTACACACAGCTGAAGGAATGGGCACGAACAAAAAGGTTGCTAAACGCAATGCTGCTGAAAATATGTTGGAaattttaggttttaaagtCCCTCAACCTCAACCTCCAAAACCAGCATTAAAGACAGAAGAGAAG accCCAGTGAAGAAACCAGGTGATGGAAGAAAAGTCACCTTCTTTGAGCCGGGCTCTGAAGAGACTCCAGCCA GTAATAAAGAAGATGAGTTTCGGATGCCTTATCTCAGCCatcagcagctccctgctggcATTCTCCCCATGGTCCCCGAGGTTGCCCAGGCTGTAGGAGCCAGCCAAGGCCACCACACCAAAGAGTTCAGCCGGGCAGCGCCCAACCCTGCCAAGGCCACGGTGACGGCGATGATCGCGCGGGAGCTGCTCTACGGGGGCACCTCTCCCACGGCCGAGACCATcctgaagagcagcagctcctcaggccACGGCCCCCACGGGCCCCTCACCAGGCCCTCTGAGCAGCTGGACTATCTCTCCAACGTGCAGGGAATCCAG gTTGAATATAAAGATTTTCCAAAAAATAACAAGAACGAGTTTGTATCTCTTATAAACTGTTCCTCTCAGCCACCACTGATCAGCCATGGGATTGGAAAGGACGTGGAGTCTTGCCACGACATG GCTGCACTGAATATTCTAAAGTTGCTGTCTGAGTTGGACCAACAAACCACAGAGATGCCAAGGACAGGAAATGGACCAATGTCTGT ATGTGTGAAACAAGAAATGGAAAGTGACCCTCTCCTCAAACCGGCGAGCGCAAACCCTTTGGGACAAACACTGGACAGCACTGCCTGA